A stretch of the Polyangiaceae bacterium genome encodes the following:
- a CDS encoding fused MFS/spermidine synthase, whose protein sequence is MRLRIAVLIAGASGFLALSYEILWYRVIAFMTRGIAASFGLLLAAYLGGLALGSWGSRLFCRDARHGGELRALLPLGAFVGLANAASAAVVPVFAWSAKHTDFRAGLGMVALGAALLGAVLPLTSHFGIDPDERAGARLSYVYLANIVGSALGSVLTGFVLLDAWPILQIARGLAYAGFGLSALLFVASRVPRRQLGVALGSLSLLTALVAWSLPRGYDRLYERLLYKHELTNQRFARVIETKSGVITVTDDGTVYGGGAYDGVVSTSIHRDRNGIVRALAIGALHGAPREVLMIGLSSGSWAQVVAHLPGVERLTVVEINPGYAELIAEHAEVRGLLANPKVTLAFDDGRRWLLRNPDRRFDLIVMNTTWHWRAHITNLVSREFHEIVRGHLLPGGVFYFNTTWSEDVLRTAASGFPHALRVNNFIAVSDAPIDFDRRRWRRSLEGLRIEGRPVIDVARDDDRELLESLLAYGDLEGREALLGRTGRAGIVTDDNMLPEFREPLRYPKLE, encoded by the coding sequence GTGAGGCTCCGAATCGCCGTCCTGATCGCGGGAGCCAGCGGGTTCCTCGCGCTGTCCTACGAGATCCTCTGGTATCGGGTGATCGCCTTCATGACCCGCGGCATCGCCGCGAGCTTCGGCCTGCTCCTCGCGGCGTACCTGGGTGGATTGGCGCTGGGCTCGTGGGGGAGCCGGCTGTTCTGCCGCGACGCGCGGCATGGCGGCGAGCTCCGAGCGTTGCTCCCGCTCGGCGCCTTCGTCGGCCTGGCCAATGCCGCGAGCGCGGCGGTGGTCCCGGTCTTCGCGTGGTCGGCGAAGCACACGGACTTTCGCGCGGGGCTCGGCATGGTCGCGCTGGGGGCCGCGCTGCTCGGCGCGGTGCTGCCGCTCACCAGTCACTTCGGCATCGACCCCGACGAGCGGGCCGGGGCGCGACTGTCCTACGTGTACCTCGCCAACATCGTCGGCTCGGCGCTGGGTAGCGTGCTCACGGGCTTCGTGCTCCTGGACGCGTGGCCCATTCTGCAGATCGCGCGCGGGCTCGCCTACGCGGGCTTCGGGCTCTCGGCGCTGCTCTTCGTCGCCAGTCGCGTGCCGCGCCGACAGCTGGGAGTCGCCCTCGGGTCGCTGTCGCTCCTGACCGCGCTCGTGGCTTGGTCGCTACCGCGGGGCTACGACCGTCTATACGAGCGGCTGCTCTACAAGCACGAGCTCACGAACCAGCGCTTCGCGCGCGTCATCGAGACCAAGAGCGGGGTCATCACGGTGACGGACGACGGCACGGTCTACGGAGGCGGGGCTTACGACGGCGTCGTGAGCACCTCCATTCACCGTGACCGCAACGGCATCGTGCGCGCTCTGGCCATCGGCGCCTTGCACGGCGCGCCGCGCGAGGTGCTGATGATCGGTCTGTCGTCGGGCTCCTGGGCGCAGGTGGTGGCGCACCTGCCCGGTGTCGAACGCTTGACCGTGGTCGAGATCAACCCGGGGTACGCCGAGCTCATCGCCGAGCACGCCGAGGTGAGGGGCCTGCTGGCGAATCCGAAGGTGACGCTGGCCTTCGACGACGGCCGGCGATGGCTGTTGCGCAACCCCGACCGCCGCTTCGACCTGATCGTGATGAACACCACATGGCACTGGCGCGCCCACATCACGAACCTGGTCTCGCGCGAGTTCCACGAGATCGTGCGCGGTCACCTGCTCCCGGGCGGGGTGTTCTACTTCAACACGACGTGGTCGGAGGACGTGCTCCGGACGGCCGCCAGCGGGTTCCCCCACGCGCTCCGCGTCAACAACTTCATCGCGGTGAGCGACGCTCCCATCGACTTCGATCGCCGGCGCTGGAGGCGCTCGCTCGAAGGACTTCGCATCGAGGGGCGGCCCGTCATCGACGTCGCGCGGGACGACGACCGCGAGCTGCTCGAGAGCCTGCTCGCCTACGGTGACCTGGAGGGCCGGGAGGCGCTGCTCGGCCGCACCGGCCGGGCCGGCATCGTGACCGACGACAACATGCTGCCGGAGTTCCGCGAGCCGCTGCGCTACCCGAAGCTCGAGTGA
- a CDS encoding serine/threonine protein kinase gives MKLWNRVLGPSAPSSADPRAFQQERVALYVKLLLILLGSFYLIDAIGAVGRAGARGMLELGMLFHLALLLGLLSAWRFVRRGERSMTALGVIDAASTFGICLMGAGLLATIPAQLVVPGPAFAVAFAVVARAAIVPSSGPRTFAVGVVASLIVTYGYWHRGAEAQPEPGFVFAWTIAFALASAAVSRVIYGLQRQVQEARQLGQYVLEDKLGEGGMGAVYRAHHAMLRRDTAVKLLLPERAGAESLVRFEREVRQTARLSHPNTVTIFDYGRTPDGTFYYAMELLDGADLGEIVEVGGPMPAERVVNVLSCVAGALAEAHDIGLIHRDIKPANIILCQQGGAPDVPKIVDFGLVKQIDAGGDVLQTKADTLLGTPLYMSPESIRNPEAVDGRSDIYALGAVGYYMLTGHHVFEGTAVVDVCLKHLDAVPTPPSERLGQPVPAALEQLLLQCLAKDPAERPQTALELQERLRDTGLPPWDAKRAREWWSTHGATLRSRRAAAEPLSGSDRTLAVDYGQRS, from the coding sequence ATGAAGCTGTGGAACCGCGTCCTTGGCCCGAGCGCTCCGTCGTCGGCGGACCCGCGCGCGTTTCAGCAGGAGCGCGTCGCCCTGTACGTGAAGCTCTTGCTGATCCTGCTCGGGAGCTTCTACCTGATCGACGCGATTGGGGCCGTCGGCCGAGCGGGGGCCCGCGGCATGCTCGAGCTGGGCATGCTGTTCCACTTGGCGCTGCTCCTGGGCCTGCTCTCGGCCTGGCGGTTCGTGCGCCGGGGCGAGCGCTCGATGACTGCCCTCGGGGTGATCGACGCCGCGAGCACCTTCGGGATCTGCCTGATGGGCGCCGGGCTGCTGGCCACGATTCCTGCCCAGCTGGTCGTCCCGGGGCCTGCGTTTGCAGTGGCGTTCGCGGTCGTCGCCCGCGCGGCGATCGTGCCGAGCAGCGGACCACGGACCTTCGCAGTCGGCGTCGTGGCCAGCCTGATCGTCACCTACGGCTACTGGCACCGGGGGGCCGAGGCGCAGCCCGAGCCCGGCTTCGTGTTCGCCTGGACCATCGCCTTCGCGCTCGCGTCGGCGGCGGTGTCGCGCGTGATCTACGGTCTGCAGCGACAGGTGCAGGAGGCGCGCCAGCTCGGGCAATATGTGCTCGAGGACAAGCTCGGCGAAGGTGGGATGGGCGCCGTGTACCGAGCGCACCACGCCATGCTGCGGCGGGACACCGCGGTGAAGCTATTGCTGCCGGAGCGCGCGGGAGCCGAGAGCCTGGTGCGCTTCGAGCGAGAGGTGCGCCAGACGGCTCGGCTGAGCCACCCGAACACGGTCACCATCTTCGACTACGGTCGCACGCCCGACGGCACCTTCTACTATGCGATGGAGCTCTTGGATGGCGCTGATCTGGGCGAGATCGTGGAGGTCGGCGGGCCCATGCCGGCGGAGCGGGTGGTCAACGTGCTCTCTTGCGTCGCCGGAGCGCTCGCAGAAGCGCACGACATCGGGCTCATCCACCGGGACATCAAGCCCGCCAACATCATCTTGTGCCAGCAAGGTGGAGCGCCCGACGTGCCCAAGATCGTCGATTTCGGCCTGGTCAAGCAGATCGACGCGGGTGGCGACGTGCTCCAGACGAAGGCGGACACCCTCCTCGGAACGCCGCTCTACATGTCCCCGGAGTCCATCCGAAACCCGGAGGCGGTGGACGGTCGGAGCGACATCTACGCGCTGGGCGCGGTCGGCTACTACATGCTGACGGGCCACCACGTGTTCGAGGGCACAGCCGTGGTGGACGTGTGCCTGAAACACCTCGACGCCGTGCCGACGCCGCCGTCGGAGCGTCTGGGGCAGCCCGTGCCTGCGGCGCTCGAGCAGCTCTTGCTCCAGTGCTTGGCCAAGGACCCCGCCGAGCGCCCGCAGACCGCGCTGGAGCTGCAAGAGCGCCTGCGCGACACCGGCCTGCCGCCCTGGGACGCGAAGCGGGCCCGGGAGTGGTGGAGCACTCACGGCGCCACCCTGCGGTCGCGTCGCGCTGCTGCGGAGCCGCTGAGCGGGAGCGATCGCACACTGGCCGTGGACTACGGGCAGCGGAGCTGA
- a CDS encoding alpha/beta hydrolase: MLRALGLLWLAFFQTLAARLRDGPLRPSWSFTFQWMVRYLRVDWERTADWDFARLREEMNRRPYPKKLVRLVDLRDEVLGGVPAVVFAPRTPPRAGAILFFHGGSYVYGSARTTHAELLAGLAKDTGVEVFGLEYRLAPEHPYPAQLEDALAAFDALVARGIAPERIVLAGDSAGGNLAIVAQIALRDRGGARARALALLSPWADLSMPGDSFRTNERFDFGRRQELVRQAAAFAGDVPLDDPRLSPVHARLDGLGPVFVSVGGCETPKDDILALVDALRRAGVETRVHEASDMPHNPAVFAAYHPSGREAFEALVELVRGELPELKEDRPT, encoded by the coding sequence ATGCTGCGCGCGCTCGGCCTGCTCTGGCTGGCGTTCTTCCAGACGCTCGCGGCGCGCCTGCGCGATGGCCCGCTCCGCCCCAGCTGGTCCTTCACGTTCCAGTGGATGGTGCGCTACCTGCGCGTCGACTGGGAGCGGACCGCCGACTGGGATTTTGCGCGGCTGCGCGAGGAGATGAACCGGCGACCGTATCCGAAGAAGCTCGTCCGTCTCGTTGACCTCCGCGACGAGGTGCTGGGCGGAGTGCCGGCGGTGGTCTTCGCGCCGCGCACGCCGCCGCGGGCGGGCGCGATCTTGTTCTTCCATGGGGGCTCGTACGTGTACGGCTCCGCTCGGACGACTCACGCGGAGCTCTTGGCAGGGCTGGCCAAAGACACCGGCGTGGAGGTCTTCGGGCTCGAGTATCGACTGGCACCCGAGCACCCGTACCCCGCGCAGCTCGAGGACGCCCTCGCGGCCTTCGACGCGCTGGTTGCGCGCGGCATCGCGCCCGAGAGGATAGTGCTCGCTGGGGACTCGGCTGGAGGCAACCTCGCCATCGTGGCGCAGATTGCGCTCAGGGACCGCGGCGGAGCCCGCGCCCGAGCGCTCGCGTTGCTCTCGCCGTGGGCCGACCTGAGCATGCCCGGGGACTCGTTCCGGACGAACGAGCGCTTCGATTTCGGGCGTCGGCAGGAGCTGGTTCGGCAGGCGGCCGCCTTCGCCGGCGACGTGCCGCTCGACGATCCGCGCCTCTCGCCGGTCCACGCGCGCCTCGACGGGCTCGGACCCGTGTTCGTCTCGGTCGGCGGCTGCGAGACCCCGAAGGACGACATCCTGGCGCTGGTGGACGCGCTCCGGCGCGCGGGCGTCGAGACTCGCGTCCACGAGGCGAGCGACATGCCGCACAACCCCGCCGTGTTCGCGGCCTACCACCCGAGCGGGCGCGAGGCGTTCGAGGCGCTGGTGGAGCTCGTCCGCGGGGAGCTGCCCGAGCTCAAGGAGGACAGGCCGACGTGA
- a CDS encoding autotransporter domain-containing protein: protein MRSGAVVVVVTLLTALAGSALAQEVGDTLPIDDEETTPEPEGPAAPVEAAPSRTSGARIHDGFFFRGGLNVGLLMLTADASREIEYSGLQGGLDLLFGGTLMPGLVVGGALITGRTNRPGVDDGVTSRDLEGSLLFAGAAAFGNYYLDPREGLHLQGLAGFAGLDFVSASGASSGNDPTGFFFGFGAGYDFWIADEWSVGPFARILYSMLSTKTDVTYRYFYPSIGAAITYH, encoded by the coding sequence ATGCGAAGTGGCGCTGTCGTCGTCGTCGTCACCTTGCTGACCGCGCTGGCGGGTTCTGCGCTGGCGCAAGAGGTGGGCGACACGCTGCCGATCGACGATGAGGAGACGACGCCGGAGCCCGAGGGACCGGCTGCGCCGGTGGAAGCCGCGCCCTCCCGCACGAGCGGCGCGCGGATCCACGACGGGTTCTTCTTTCGCGGCGGGCTCAACGTGGGGCTCCTGATGCTGACCGCCGACGCTTCCCGAGAGATCGAGTACAGCGGCCTCCAGGGCGGCCTGGATCTCCTCTTCGGGGGCACGCTGATGCCCGGGCTAGTGGTCGGCGGCGCCTTGATCACGGGCCGCACGAATCGGCCTGGGGTAGACGACGGCGTCACCAGTCGGGATCTCGAAGGGTCGCTGCTCTTCGCCGGTGCCGCGGCGTTCGGGAACTACTACCTGGATCCTCGCGAGGGCCTGCACCTGCAAGGCCTGGCAGGCTTCGCCGGCCTGGACTTCGTGTCGGCCTCGGGGGCCAGCTCCGGCAACGACCCGACGGGGTTCTTCTTCGGCTTCGGCGCCGGTTACGACTTCTGGATCGCCGACGAGTGGAGCGTGGGTCCGTTCGCGCGCATCCTCTACTCGATGCTCAGCACGAAGACCGACGTGACCTACCGCTACTTCTACCCGAGCATCGGCGCGGCCATCACCTACCACTGA
- a CDS encoding PQQ-binding-like beta-propeller repeat protein, which translates to MTCVARLGTAVVWVLVSACGSRSALPSDSGTGGSADPCAAPSIPLACAESIAAAPAGAEVWSRALPVGELSLLGPVAADEAGSTYYLGAESALYVKTVYALDACGALRWQADVSHSIAASGYVPQVMVAGGRLLLVGIGNIVALHLDTGEPAFIADLAGFAQGGGLGVPPGKVVGMGFTAADAQGTVFSLVANDLDVFIVSVSVTGQMHPVAKVEHYLGGAGYPLGAQQLALDAAGHVVLAGGTGSGNGEPIRAFTKSGKAVFDTVLPSFGIGQFLAAGPDFITGRGMWILDLDGTPRNSFVGGGPTFISWDGPTVIDAEGTLYVVGGQHLEPGVSTMTFNLLGRFSPEGNSEWSATLDEQIVGGPVLDDRGHLFVTTTAKVEPGSPLHLAAIGLNGELAWQIPLPLAGRTPSYWLLSNAAGALTVAIDGRVHAYSSGGGRPPRCAYWPTPRGDLGQRVCAREK; encoded by the coding sequence ATGACGTGCGTCGCGCGGCTCGGAACCGCCGTGGTGTGGGTCCTGGTGAGCGCCTGCGGCTCGCGCAGCGCGCTCCCGAGCGACTCGGGTACGGGCGGCTCGGCAGACCCCTGCGCTGCGCCGAGCATCCCCCTGGCCTGCGCCGAGAGCATCGCTGCAGCGCCCGCCGGAGCAGAGGTCTGGAGCAGAGCGCTGCCCGTCGGCGAGCTCTCGTTGCTCGGTCCCGTGGCCGCCGACGAAGCCGGCTCGACCTACTACTTGGGTGCAGAGAGCGCGCTCTACGTGAAGACGGTCTACGCTCTCGACGCCTGTGGCGCGCTGCGCTGGCAAGCCGACGTCTCTCACTCGATCGCCGCCTCGGGCTACGTGCCCCAAGTGATGGTGGCGGGCGGCCGGTTGCTGCTCGTCGGCATCGGGAACATCGTGGCCCTCCACCTGGACACCGGTGAGCCCGCGTTCATCGCCGACCTCGCGGGCTTCGCCCAGGGCGGCGGGCTCGGGGTGCCGCCCGGCAAGGTGGTGGGCATGGGCTTCACCGCCGCGGACGCTCAGGGCACCGTGTTCAGCTTGGTCGCGAACGATCTCGACGTGTTCATCGTGTCCGTGAGCGTGACGGGTCAGATGCACCCGGTGGCGAAGGTCGAGCACTACCTGGGCGGGGCCGGCTATCCGCTCGGCGCCCAGCAGCTCGCCCTCGACGCGGCCGGGCACGTCGTGCTCGCGGGTGGCACGGGCTCGGGCAACGGCGAGCCGATCCGGGCGTTCACCAAGAGCGGGAAGGCCGTGTTCGACACGGTGCTCCCGAGCTTCGGCATCGGTCAATTCCTCGCGGCAGGCCCGGATTTCATCACCGGACGAGGCATGTGGATCCTCGACCTCGACGGCACGCCTCGCAACTCGTTCGTCGGCGGGGGACCCACGTTCATCTCCTGGGACGGTCCCACGGTGATCGACGCCGAGGGCACCCTCTACGTCGTCGGTGGCCAGCACCTGGAGCCGGGGGTTTCCACGATGACCTTCAACTTGCTGGGCCGCTTCTCGCCCGAAGGCAACAGCGAGTGGAGCGCGACGCTGGACGAGCAGATCGTGGGAGGACCGGTGCTGGACGATCGCGGGCACCTGTTCGTGACGACGACGGCGAAGGTCGAGCCGGGGAGCCCGCTGCACCTCGCAGCCATCGGCCTGAACGGAGAGCTCGCCTGGCAGATCCCGCTCCCGCTGGCCGGGAGGACCCCGAGCTACTGGTTGCTCTCGAACGCCGCGGGGGCGCTGACGGTCGCCATCGATGGGCGCGTCCACGCCTACTCCAGCGGCGGAGGCAGGCCGCCGCGCTGCGCCTACTGGCCGACGCCCCGGGGCGACCTGGGCCAGCGCGTCTGCGCGCGGGAGAAGTGA
- a CDS encoding homocysteine S-methyltransferase family protein, with product MNQAITRTTILPHEQPRRFLTDGGLETTLVFHEGLDLPCFAAFVLLRVEEGRARLRAYYERYLELARQAGTGFVLEGPSWRANPDWAEKLGISRRELRELNAAGVELLRELRAAHETADLPLVISGSVGPRGDGYVAGELMTPEQAEGYHREQIEVLRDAGVDLVSAFTMTNVNEAVGFARAASAAKVRHVVSFTLETDGTLPSGETLRGAMEAVDAATDASVAYYMINCAHPTHFTHALEGGAGWTARIQGIRANASTRSHEELDESPDLDAGDPGELGAEYEELVGMLPQLRVLGGCCGTDDTHIREIAAACIGA from the coding sequence ATGAACCAAGCAATCACCCGCACCACCATCCTGCCTCACGAACAGCCTCGCCGCTTCCTCACCGACGGCGGGCTCGAGACGACGCTCGTCTTCCACGAGGGGCTCGATCTGCCCTGTTTCGCCGCGTTCGTCCTCCTCCGAGTCGAGGAGGGTCGGGCTCGCCTGCGCGCCTACTACGAACGCTACTTGGAGCTCGCGCGCCAGGCTGGCACCGGCTTCGTCCTCGAGGGGCCGAGCTGGCGGGCGAACCCCGACTGGGCGGAGAAGCTCGGTATCTCGCGCCGCGAGCTGCGCGAGCTCAACGCCGCTGGGGTCGAGCTCCTGCGCGAGCTGCGCGCGGCTCACGAGACGGCCGACCTGCCGCTCGTGATCAGCGGCAGCGTCGGGCCGCGAGGCGACGGCTACGTGGCTGGCGAGCTGATGACTCCCGAGCAGGCGGAAGGCTACCACCGGGAGCAGATCGAGGTGCTCCGCGACGCGGGCGTCGACCTCGTCTCCGCCTTCACGATGACGAACGTGAACGAGGCCGTCGGCTTCGCGCGCGCGGCAAGTGCTGCAAAGGTCCGGCACGTGGTCTCGTTCACGCTCGAGACGGACGGCACACTGCCGAGTGGCGAGACGCTCCGGGGCGCGATGGAGGCTGTGGACGCAGCGACGGACGCGAGCGTCGCCTACTACATGATCAACTGCGCCCACCCGACTCACTTCACGCACGCGCTCGAGGGAGGAGCGGGGTGGACGGCGCGGATCCAAGGGATCCGTGCCAATGCCTCCACCCGGAGCCACGAAGAGTTGGACGAGTCGCCCGACCTGGACGCGGGTGATCCCGGAGAGCTCGGCGCCGAGTACGAGGAACTGGTCGGCATGCTGCCGCAGCTCCGCGTCTTGGGCGGGTGCTGCGGGACCGACGACACCCACATCCGTGAGATCGCCGCGGCTTGCATCGGAGCCTGA
- a CDS encoding YceI family protein, protein MNHLETQSPSTTPSRQTRWQIDPTHAAAGFRVRHLMVAHVRGLLGPVTGSAVIDEADVTRSRVEASIDVTGIDTREAKRDEHLRSADFFDVERYPTVTFRSTEVRRGKGDSLRLTGDLTIRGITKPITLEVDELPPAVKDPWGNVKRGLTARGKLNRKDYGLTWNVALEAGGVLVGENVDIEIEVELAQAKE, encoded by the coding sequence ATGAACCACCTCGAAACCCAGAGCCCCAGCACCACCCCGAGCCGCCAGACCCGCTGGCAGATCGACCCGACCCATGCCGCCGCCGGCTTCCGGGTCCGCCACCTGATGGTCGCCCACGTGCGCGGCCTGCTCGGCCCGGTCACCGGCTCGGCCGTCATCGACGAGGCAGACGTGACGCGCTCGCGCGTCGAGGCCAGCATCGACGTGACGGGCATCGACACCCGCGAGGCGAAGCGCGACGAGCACCTGCGGAGCGCCGACTTCTTCGACGTGGAGCGCTACCCCACCGTCACGTTCCGCTCCACGGAGGTGCGCCGAGGCAAGGGGGACTCCCTGCGACTCACCGGCGACCTGACGATTCGCGGGATCACCAAGCCGATCACGCTGGAGGTGGACGAGCTGCCCCCGGCGGTGAAAGACCCCTGGGGCAACGTCAAGCGCGGCCTGACCGCGCGCGGGAAGCTCAACCGGAAGGACTACGGTCTGACCTGGAACGTCGCCCTCGAGGCCGGCGGCGTGCTCGTCGGCGAGAACGTGGACATCGAGATCGAGGTCGAGCTCGCGCAAGCGAAGGAGTGA
- a CDS encoding LysR family transcriptional regulator, whose translation MSLNMRALNLNLLPVLSALLEERNVTRAARRLGMTQPAVSNSLAQLRGLLDDPILVRSGSHMVPTERALTLAAPLAAALQSLGTALEPSAELDPSALERSFTLATTDYVTFVLLPKLLAKLSEVAPGVRLRVQAWPHHRVPPSLERNEADLHVGFYESVPPGHRHERLFQDSFVCVVRHAHPKVGKRLTLATYLKLGHVLVTPEPEAKGIVDVELERRGLERRVELRLPHFLMVPAVVASTDLVAALDRRVAEPFSRMFRLRLFRPPLALPAGGVGQVWHARTDDSPAHRWLRELIRDVASGL comes from the coding sequence ATGTCCTTGAATATGCGGGCGCTGAACTTGAACCTCCTGCCGGTGCTCTCCGCGCTGTTGGAGGAGCGCAACGTCACGCGCGCGGCGCGCCGCCTGGGCATGACGCAACCAGCCGTCAGCAACTCGCTCGCTCAGCTCCGCGGCTTGCTCGACGATCCGATCCTGGTCCGCTCGGGCTCACACATGGTGCCGACCGAGCGCGCGCTGACCTTGGCGGCGCCCCTCGCCGCCGCGCTCCAGAGCCTGGGCACCGCGCTCGAGCCCAGCGCCGAGCTCGACCCGAGCGCGCTCGAGCGCAGCTTCACGCTGGCGACGACGGACTACGTGACGTTCGTGCTCCTACCCAAGCTGCTCGCGAAGCTGTCGGAGGTAGCTCCCGGCGTCCGACTGCGCGTTCAAGCCTGGCCGCACCACCGGGTCCCGCCTTCGCTGGAGCGCAACGAGGCCGACCTGCACGTTGGCTTCTACGAGAGCGTGCCGCCGGGTCACCGGCACGAGCGGCTCTTCCAGGATTCGTTCGTCTGCGTCGTCCGGCACGCGCACCCGAAGGTGGGCAAGCGCCTGACGTTGGCGACCTACCTGAAGCTCGGCCATGTGCTGGTGACCCCCGAGCCGGAGGCCAAGGGCATCGTGGACGTGGAGCTCGAGCGCCGCGGTCTCGAGCGCCGCGTGGAGCTCCGGCTGCCCCACTTCTTGATGGTGCCCGCCGTCGTGGCGAGCACCGATCTGGTGGCCGCCCTCGACCGCCGCGTGGCGGAGCCGTTCTCGCGCATGTTTCGGTTGCGCCTGTTCCGACCACCCCTCGCGCTGCCGGCAGGTGGCGTGGGTCAGGTCTGGCACGCGCGTACGGACGACTCTCCGGCCCACCGCTGGCTCCGCGAGCTGATCCGCGACGTGGCCTCGGGGTTGTGA
- a CDS encoding site-2 protease family protein translates to MSWSFQIARAFGIPIRVHLTFLLIVAWAAFSWGGRHGFHGALFGVISTLALFVSVTLHELGHGVAAQRRGLRVLEIVLLPLGGVAALDGKPARPRDELWIALAGPAVNFALAVVLGGAAVGLHAMGLLDVAKIRGLVPSWSTLLALLVLGNLSLGLFNLLPIFPMDGGRVLRALLAGRFGMARGTRWAAGFGQIAALGMGTFALVNGAFLLALIAVMVFFAAGRERLDATARSALAGLRAGDVARGPSVLLQPGELVGAALRRTLRTSDDVFPVVLGETLVGVVTRDALVFAGRAGRHDDPVAALQTRAWSEVDVNAPVEVVLDELERGQSALAVVLDEGVPVGVIAREHLLSSVLATSAVLGGSRPRLTAEP, encoded by the coding sequence ATGTCCTGGTCGTTTCAGATCGCCCGCGCGTTCGGCATTCCCATCCGAGTCCACCTGACGTTCCTCTTGATCGTGGCCTGGGCCGCCTTCAGCTGGGGTGGTCGCCATGGGTTCCACGGCGCCCTGTTCGGAGTGATCTCGACGCTAGCCCTGTTCGTCAGCGTGACGCTCCACGAGCTCGGCCACGGCGTGGCCGCCCAACGGCGCGGGCTCCGCGTGCTCGAGATCGTGCTCTTGCCCCTGGGTGGTGTCGCCGCCCTCGACGGCAAGCCGGCTCGCCCGCGCGACGAGCTGTGGATCGCGCTGGCAGGTCCGGCCGTGAACTTCGCCCTGGCGGTCGTCCTGGGCGGCGCAGCCGTCGGCCTGCATGCCATGGGCTTGCTCGACGTCGCCAAGATCCGCGGCCTCGTGCCCTCCTGGAGCACGCTGCTCGCTCTGCTCGTGCTCGGGAACCTGAGCCTGGGCCTCTTCAACCTGCTGCCCATCTTCCCGATGGACGGCGGCCGCGTGCTCCGAGCGCTGCTCGCAGGTCGTTTCGGCATGGCGCGTGGAACGCGCTGGGCCGCGGGGTTCGGTCAGATCGCGGCGCTGGGAATGGGCACGTTCGCCCTGGTCAACGGCGCGTTCCTGTTGGCGCTGATCGCGGTGATGGTCTTCTTCGCCGCGGGTCGCGAACGCCTCGACGCGACGGCGCGCAGCGCCCTCGCCGGGCTCCGCGCGGGCGACGTCGCGCGGGGCCCGAGCGTGCTCCTCCAGCCGGGAGAGCTCGTCGGAGCGGCGCTCCGGCGGACGCTCCGTACGTCGGACGACGTCTTCCCCGTGGTGCTGGGAGAGACCCTCGTCGGCGTGGTCACTCGAGACGCTTTGGTCTTCGCCGGTCGGGCGGGGCGTCACGACGACCCGGTGGCCGCGCTCCAGACCCGAGCGTGGTCCGAGGTGGACGTGAACGCTCCGGTCGAGGTCGTGCTCGACGAGCTCGAGCGCGGGCAAAGCGCCCTGGCGGTGGTGCTCGATGAAGGCGTTCCAGTCGGCGTCATCGCCCGAGAGCACCTGCTATCGTCGGTGCTGGCGACCAGCGCCGTCCTGGGCGGGAGCCGACCTCGCCTCACGGCCGAGCCGTGA